In the genome of Bacillus thuringiensis, the window TCACCCATTTGTATGTTTCGTCATATTCATTATTATCTACTAGACGATAGGCATAAAAACTTATCCCAAAATAAACCGCCGCAATAATAACATACGCATATAAGACGAAACATAAAATCGCACTGCTAATTTGCACGTAATTCCCCACCCTTTTTTCTATGTTTCACATTGATTTTACACACTTTTCATATTAAAAGTAAACATATATAAGTTAGTCAAATAATTAATAATGAGCAGTGGCTCCCCCCCCCCCTGCTCATTATTAAAACAGTCCAATTAACTTTATTCTTATTTGTATGTAAATGTCTAAAATCAATCTATACGAGCGTTACTTACACCTCAGAACAAAAAGTTTTTTGGAACCTTCAAGAAAGCGGGAGTTTTATTTTCTATTCCCTTTCCACTTTACATATTGACTTAAAAATGTAATTGCCTTTTCAATCACTTCTTCGTCTGGTTTTAATTTCGCATGATGTAAACCATATTCTGAATTTACTCCAAGCCAAAACATAAATCCAGGGATTTCTCGAAGCATATAACCAAAATCTTCACCTGTCATTGCCTCAGTACATGTAATAACATTCATATCTGTTTGTTTATGTACAAATTGCATAAACTCTCTCGTTAACTCTTCATGGTTATATACTTGATGATACATTGCTCCGTAATCTATAATCGCCTCGCACTGGAAAGAAGCTTCGATACCTGCAACAATTGCCTCAATTCTGCTTTTCACACGCTTCATTGATTCCACTGATAATGTTCGAATCGTTCCTTCTAAACGAGATTTTTCTGCAATAATATTTTGAACCGTACCACCTGTAATTTTCCCGATTGTAATTACTGCACTATCAAGGGGATTTACATTGCGACTAATAACGGATTGAAGCTGTGTAACAAGATGACTCGCTGCAACAATCATGTCATTTGCAGTATGCGGATAGGCAGCATGGCCACCTTTCCCTTTTAAATCAATATATAATTCTGAAGTATTGGCAAATAACAGTCCTTCTTTCGTTGCAATTGTCCCTACAGCGTATTCTGGTGCAATATGAAGACCAAGAATTATATTTGGTTTCCATTCTTTTAACTCTTCACTTTCTAACATAGGAAGAGCACCGCCTGGTCCTTCTTCTGCTGGCTGGAATAGAAATACAAGGTCATCATCTATTCTTTCGCTCACAGCTTTCGTTAGAAGGCCTAAACCGATTGTTGTATGTACATCATGGCCACATGCATGCATCATTCCTTCGTGAATAGAAGCAAACTCATATCCAGTTTCCTCTGTAATTGGTAAACCGTCTATATCTGCACGATAACCTATTATTTTTTCTGGATTTTTTCCATTTACTTTAACGATTACACCTGTTTTCCATGTCTTCACTTCCACAAATTCATGAGAAAGTGTTCCTATATAATCTAAAATATACTGTTGTGTTTTCCATTCCTTGAATCCAATTTCTGGAATTCTATGTAGATCCCTACGAATTTGGACAAATTTGCTTACTGTCATTTTTGCACCTCTATCTATAAAAAGCGTAAGAGCCCATTTACGCTCTTACGCTTTTTTTACTTTTTATTTCTCTGGGTTTAATTGACGAAGCTCTTGTTTAATTTCTGTTTTTGCTTTTGTCTTCTCATCAATTTCTTTAATTACACGTGCTGGAGTACCTGCAACAACTGTGTATGGAGGCACATCTTCTGTTACAACAGCTCCCGCTGCTACAACTGCACCTTTACCTACTGTAACACCCTCTAAAACAACTACGTTTGCACCGATTACTACATCGTCTTCAACGATAACTGGTTTTGCAGAAGGTGGCTCAATAACACCTGCAAGTACAGCACCTGCACCTACGTGACAGTTTTTACCGACCGTTGCACGTCCACCAAGTACTGCGTTCATGTCGATCATAGAACCTTCACCAATTACAGCACCAATGTTAATTGTTGCATTCATCATAATTACAGCGTTGTCACCAATTTCAACATGGTCACGAATAATAGCACCTGGCTCGATGCGAGCTTTAATACCTTTTAAATCAAGCATTGGGATTGCAGAATTACGACGATCGTTTTCTACAACGTAGTCAACGATGTGCTTATTATTCTCATCAAGAATTGTCTTAATTTCAGACCATTCTCCGAATAATACACCTGATTTTTTATTCACAAATGCTTGTACTGTTTCAGGGAATGTTACTTCTTTTAAATCCCCTTTTATGTATACCTTTACAGGAGTTTTCTTTTCACTTTTTTGAATAAACGAAATAATTTCGTTAGCGTCCATCATTTTCATTCTTGTTGCCTCCTAAATCCATTTATAATGTTACTCTACCAAACGAAAGAGCGAGTAGCAAGATAA includes:
- the dapD gene encoding 2,3,4,5-tetrahydropyridine-2,6-dicarboxylate N-acetyltransferase; this translates as MKMMDANEIISFIQKSEKKTPVKVYIKGDLKEVTFPETVQAFVNKKSGVLFGEWSEIKTILDENNKHIVDYVVENDRRNSAIPMLDLKGIKARIEPGAIIRDHVEIGDNAVIMMNATINIGAVIGEGSMIDMNAVLGGRATVGKNCHVGAGAVLAGVIEPPSAKPVIVEDDVVIGANVVVLEGVTVGKGAVVAAGAVVTEDVPPYTVVAGTPARVIKEIDEKTKAKTEIKQELRQLNPEK
- a CDS encoding N-acetyldiaminopimelate deacetylase; translated protein: MTVSKFVQIRRDLHRIPEIGFKEWKTQQYILDYIGTLSHEFVEVKTWKTGVIVKVNGKNPEKIIGYRADIDGLPITEETGYEFASIHEGMMHACGHDVHTTIGLGLLTKAVSERIDDDLVFLFQPAEEGPGGALPMLESEELKEWKPNIILGLHIAPEYAVGTIATKEGLLFANTSELYIDLKGKGGHAAYPHTANDMIVAASHLVTQLQSVISRNVNPLDSAVITIGKITGGTVQNIIAEKSRLEGTIRTLSVESMKRVKSRIEAIVAGIEASFQCEAIIDYGAMYHQVYNHEELTREFMQFVHKQTDMNVITCTEAMTGEDFGYMLREIPGFMFWLGVNSEYGLHHAKLKPDEEVIEKAITFLSQYVKWKGNRK